A genome region from Arachis duranensis cultivar V14167 chromosome 6, aradu.V14167.gnm2.J7QH, whole genome shotgun sequence includes the following:
- the LOC107493850 gene encoding uncharacterized protein LOC107493850, with protein sequence MGVTPFHHSILEVRLPKHFDKPTDMRYDGTQDPQEHLMAFEARMNLEGVGDEVRCHAFPVILAGPAIRWFSALTQGSVTTFADITRAFLAQFTTRIAKAKHPINLLGVTQRSGESTRKYLDRFNDERLEIDGLTDSVASLCLTNGLLNEDFRKYLTIKPMWTMQEIKNVAREYINNEVVSQVVAANKRQPAYNHTCLAENGERPREHSKDGAPAKTFKPFPWVGKFTNYTPLTAPIVEVYQQITDKGIFSKPLQLKDRTGGNKNLYCDYQKGYGHRTQDYFELKDALEQEIQEGKLSEFSHLIREPRRRDRDRTGNNKSRAVRQRQESKVDNKHGLTIMNVVVWKDVAPRSKLACRKDGKVLAVSSYNPMTSPGDFGQWHLVQKTNGLTSCQRTLLW encoded by the coding sequence ATGGGGGTAACCCCCTTCCATCATTCTATCCTCGAGGTCCGGCTACCAAAGCACTTCGATAAgccaacggacatgaggtatgaTGGGACCCAAGACCCTCAAGAGCATCTGATGGCTTTCGAGGCCAGGATGAATCTAGAAGGGGTAGGCGATGAAGTGAGATGTCATGCATTCCCCGTTATCTTGGCAGGCCCGGCAATACGTTGGTTCAGTGCCCTCACCCAAGGCTCCGTTACGACCTTCGCAGACATCACCCGCGCTTTCCTAGCTCAGTTTACCACACGTATTGCTAAAGCGAAGCACCCGATCAACTTGCTCGGGGTGACACAAAGAAGCGGCGAATCAACCAGGAAGTACCTGGATAGGTTCAATGATGAGCGCTTGGAGATTGACGGCCTAACCGACTCGGTGGCCAGTTTGTGCTTAACGAACGGGTTGCTGAATGAGGATTTCAGGAAATACCTTACCATAAAGCCCATGTGGACAATGCAAGAAATCAAAAATGTTGCTAGGGAATATATCAATAATGAAGTGGTTAGCCAGGTTGTGGCAGCCAACAAACGACAACCCGCCTATAACCATACTTGTCTGGCCGAAAACGGAGAAAGGCCAAGGGAACACTCCAAGGATGGAGCTCCAGCTAAAACCTTCAAGCCGTTCCCCTGGGTAGGGAAGTTTACCAACTACACCCCCTTGACAGCCCCAATCGTTGAAGTCTATCAACAGATTACCGACAAAGGCATCTTTTCAAAGCCCCTACAACTCAAGGATAGGACAGGAGGGAACAAAAACCTCTATTGCGACTACCAGAAGGGCTACGGCCACAGGACCCAAGACTATTTCGAACTAAAAGATGCTCTAGAGCAGGAAATCCAGGAAGGTAAGTTGTCAGAATTCTCCCACCTCATAAGAGAGCCCAGAAGGCGAGATCGCGATAGAACTGGCAATAACAAGAGCCGCGCCGTGAGACAGAGACAAGAATCCAAGGTGGACAATAAACACGGCCTCACCATCATGAACGTTGTGGTTTGGAAAGACGTGGCTCCTAGGTCGAAATTGGCATGCAGAAAGGACGGCAAAGTCTTAGCAGTGTCATCATATAACCCCATGACTTCCCCAGGAGATTTCGGTCAATGGCATTTGGTCCAGAAGACCAATGGTTTGACGAGTTGCCAGAGAACCCTCCTTTGGTGA